A region of Thermococcus barossii DNA encodes the following proteins:
- a CDS encoding Mut7-C RNAse domain-containing protein, with amino-acid sequence MRFIADMMLGRLARWLRLYGHDTLYGVEADEDILRIALAENRVLLTRDSGLAGRAKKLGVSVILLTSNSLEGQMEELRSFGVEFKELFPANARCPKCNGPIRPVPKEEIRERVPEEVYERYDEFYVCENCGQVYWPGRQWKEMLRMDKKLRKINQ; translated from the coding sequence ATGAGGTTCATCGCTGACATGATGCTTGGCCGTCTCGCGAGGTGGCTCCGACTTTACGGCCACGACACCCTCTACGGGGTGGAGGCGGATGAGGACATACTCCGGATTGCCTTGGCCGAGAACCGGGTTCTTCTGACCCGGGATTCGGGCCTTGCAGGGAGGGCTAAGAAGCTTGGAGTGAGCGTTATCCTACTCACCTCGAACTCCCTTGAGGGTCAGATGGAAGAGCTCAGGAGTTTTGGGGTGGAGTTTAAGGAGCTCTTCCCAGCCAACGCGCGCTGTCCGAAGTGTAACGGGCCCATAAGACCGGTCCCAAAGGAAGAAATCAGGGAGAGAGTTCCGGAGGAGGTATACGAGAGGTACGACGAGTTTTACGTCTGCGAGAACTGTGGGCAGGTGTACTGGCCCGGGAGGCAGTGGAAGGAGATGCTCAGGATGGACAAAAAGCTGAGAAAAATAAATCAGTGA
- a CDS encoding beta-galactosidase, translating into MAVIVLKKLFPAAFLVALLLASGLFLVNRNPELPPCENNVTYSLSPDVNGSLGVLVVYMDPGISHERAEAVFDAARDVGAKWVRIGFIWAIAEPSPGEYNFTEFDWIINAALQRNLLVLPVVMFTPRWASERPDARNYYLYPPSNPEYLREFARALAAHYRGRVTHWELWNEPDMAGFLKDPDGDGSTADDYAEMLAHFYRGIKEGNSSAKVVLGGLANSKAEPSCEGSYLRKLLSDPEFPAGRNFDVMNVHTNFRNPWEIVEEMREIRTVLQEFGLEKPIWVTETSYTPVKRFQILPCYRGEEGFERYVHNALVVELNEGAEVAFWAALHDYGGDRPESDPYKYSGLYTYDLKPKGAAEVFRNLSEELAVNGSR; encoded by the coding sequence TTGGCGGTCATCGTGCTGAAAAAATTATTTCCCGCGGCGTTTCTCGTTGCCCTTCTGCTCGCATCTGGCCTGTTCCTTGTGAACCGGAACCCCGAGCTCCCGCCCTGCGAAAACAACGTCACCTACTCCCTTTCCCCCGACGTCAACGGATCCCTTGGCGTTCTTGTGGTCTATATGGATCCCGGCATAAGCCACGAGAGGGCAGAGGCCGTTTTCGACGCCGCGAGGGACGTCGGTGCGAAGTGGGTCAGGATAGGCTTCATCTGGGCCATAGCAGAGCCCTCTCCTGGCGAGTACAACTTCACTGAGTTCGATTGGATCATCAACGCCGCCCTCCAGAGGAACCTCTTGGTGCTTCCCGTCGTGATGTTCACGCCGAGGTGGGCCTCAGAAAGACCGGACGCAAGGAACTACTACCTCTACCCTCCATCAAACCCCGAATACCTCCGCGAGTTTGCGAGGGCCCTTGCAGCGCACTACCGGGGGAGAGTAACCCACTGGGAGCTCTGGAACGAGCCAGACATGGCCGGCTTTTTGAAGGACCCCGATGGAGACGGCTCGACCGCCGACGATTACGCGGAGATGCTGGCCCACTTCTACCGTGGGATAAAGGAGGGAAATTCCAGCGCCAAGGTCGTCCTCGGCGGGCTGGCCAATTCAAAGGCCGAGCCCTCCTGCGAGGGGAGCTACCTCAGAAAGCTCCTGAGCGACCCGGAGTTTCCAGCCGGGCGGAACTTCGACGTCATGAACGTCCACACGAACTTCCGTAACCCCTGGGAAATAGTTGAGGAAATGCGGGAAATCAGGACTGTCCTGCAGGAGTTCGGCCTTGAAAAGCCAATCTGGGTAACGGAGACGAGCTACACACCCGTTAAAAGGTTTCAGATTCTGCCGTGCTATCGGGGAGAGGAGGGCTTTGAACGCTACGTCCATAACGCGCTCGTGGTGGAGCTGAACGAGGGGGCTGAAGTGGCCTTCTGGGCGGCCCTCCACGATTACGGAGGTGACAGGCCGGAGAGCGACCCGTACAAGTACTCCGGCCTCTACACCTACGACCTGAAACCCAAAGGCGCCGCGGAGGTCTTCAGGAATCTGAGCGAGGAGCTGGCAGTTAACGGCTCTCGCTGA
- a CDS encoding carbon-nitrogen hydrolase family protein: protein MKVALIPMRVEVGNFEGSWNEFKKRFNEALKHEPDFVVFPEYCLTGFEEWDFSGAKLYGEIIERVSELARENGVYIVFGLLEPYKNCVYNSALLIGRNGEVLLKHRKFQEPMKFCTGNTVRTTKTEFGKVAIIICGDLYNKRIAKWVRRKRPDYLFVPMEYSPESGKITSEDVEAMSERVKLLGVRTFVVNSFPPGGAWVFDENGKLLASSEGEKILVATQMFQNP from the coding sequence ATGAAGGTTGCCCTAATCCCGATGCGCGTTGAGGTTGGGAACTTCGAGGGCAGCTGGAACGAGTTCAAAAAGCGCTTCAATGAGGCCCTGAAGCACGAGCCCGACTTCGTGGTCTTCCCGGAGTACTGCCTCACCGGCTTTGAGGAGTGGGACTTCAGCGGGGCAAAGCTGTACGGTGAGATAATCGAGCGGGTGAGCGAACTGGCCAGGGAGAACGGCGTTTACATTGTCTTTGGCCTTCTTGAACCCTACAAGAACTGCGTCTACAACTCCGCCCTGCTGATCGGTCGAAACGGCGAGGTGCTCCTCAAGCACCGCAAGTTCCAAGAGCCGATGAAGTTCTGCACCGGCAACACTGTGAGAACAACCAAAACCGAGTTCGGAAAGGTGGCGATAATAATCTGCGGCGACCTCTACAACAAGAGGATAGCGAAGTGGGTTAGACGGAAAAGGCCCGACTACCTCTTCGTGCCGATGGAGTACTCGCCGGAATCTGGAAAAATAACATCCGAAGACGTCGAGGCGATGTCTGAGCGCGTTAAGCTCCTTGGCGTCAGGACCTTTGTTGTGAACAGCTTTCCGCCCGGCGGGGCATGGGTCTTCGATGAGAACGGGAAGCTTCTGGCGTCATCGGAGGGAGAGAAGATTCTGGTTGCAACTCAGATGTTCCAAAATCCTTAA
- a CDS encoding methionine--tRNA ligase subunit beta, with product MELYDVNEFWKFDLRVGLVRKAERLRRTRKLIKLDVDFGTEERTIITGIADQYSPEELEGKKFIFVLNLKPKEFSGVRSEGMLVVAESEDGRVYLLPVPENVPEGTKVW from the coding sequence ATGGAGCTCTACGATGTGAACGAGTTCTGGAAGTTCGACCTCAGGGTCGGCCTTGTGAGGAAAGCCGAGAGGCTAAGGAGGACAAGGAAGCTGATAAAGCTCGACGTTGACTTTGGAACCGAGGAAAGGACGATAATAACGGGTATAGCCGACCAGTACAGTCCCGAGGAGCTTGAGGGGAAGAAGTTCATCTTCGTCCTGAACCTGAAACCGAAGGAGTTCTCAGGTGTCAGGAGCGAGGGGATGCTGGTCGTGGCTGAGAGCGAGGATGGCAGGGTCTATCTCCTGCCCGTTCCGGAGAACGTCCCAGAGGGCACGAAGGTGTGGTAA
- a CDS encoding protein-tyrosine phosphatase family protein, translated as MWSSARFIDEGVAFSRMPAVSELDRVAETFDAVVVLVEEFELPYSIEEWEERGVDVLHSPIPDFSAPSLNQLLEILGWIEGKRMQGKKVLIHCLGGLGRSGTVAVAWLMYSKGLPLGEALGRVRSIRPGAMETPEQMEVLGELEGYLRSR; from the coding sequence ATGTGGAGCTCTGCGAGGTTCATCGACGAGGGCGTTGCCTTCTCAAGGATGCCAGCGGTGAGTGAGCTCGATCGGGTTGCAGAAACCTTCGACGCGGTAGTTGTCCTCGTCGAGGAGTTCGAGCTTCCTTATTCCATCGAGGAATGGGAAGAAAGGGGCGTTGATGTTCTTCACAGCCCAATCCCCGACTTCTCGGCCCCTTCACTGAATCAGCTCCTCGAAATTTTGGGGTGGATTGAAGGAAAACGGATGCAAGGCAAGAAGGTTCTGATTCACTGCCTCGGTGGCCTCGGGAGGAGCGGAACGGTGGCTGTGGCGTGGCTGATGTACTCCAAGGGACTCCCGCTGGGGGAGGCCCTTGGGAGGGTCAGGAGTATAAGGCCCGGGGCCATGGAAACCCCTGAACAGATGGAAGTTCTGGGGGAACTTGAGGGCTACCTCAGAAGCCGTTGA
- a CDS encoding ATP-binding protein, with translation MPITFVDRESEIEFMERLWEGENAFLPIYGRRRVGKTRLVREFMGDKPSVYYLARNSTYHDNLRGFTREVLKVHPSTFLNESSFLSFEEAFRYIAEKGKVVVVIDEFPYLIQSDRRVLSEFQYIVDEIVRNSGIYLILVGSSVGMMEEHVLGQKSPLYGRRDGQIKLGPLDFFSSWKLLGVGVEEAVKIYGVTGGVPAYLLLFSHFEDVKRVAFSKHGFLYAEADFLLSSELREPRTYKLILKAIAEGKTRFNEISTYTGIPRSNLFKYLEVLERLGFVRRETPVTAPPKTKHTRYRISDRYLAFYFRFVERYRDEIELESLDFWEEFLKGYSTYLGSVFEEVSREFLVRLGREGKLPLRPSRLGRWWHKNEEIDIVALDEREKRALLVEVKWKELGEREARGILKGLERKAELIGLEGWGKGYGLVAKEVRGKERLRREGWFAWDLEDFMEFDGAGGHEDP, from the coding sequence ATGCCAATAACTTTTGTTGACCGGGAGTCCGAGATAGAGTTCATGGAAAGACTCTGGGAGGGGGAGAACGCATTCCTTCCCATCTACGGGAGGAGGCGCGTGGGAAAGACCCGCCTGGTCAGGGAGTTCATGGGGGACAAACCGTCGGTTTATTACCTAGCCAGAAACAGCACCTACCATGACAACCTGAGGGGGTTCACCCGGGAGGTTCTCAAGGTGCACCCCTCCACCTTCCTGAACGAGTCGTCGTTCTTGAGCTTCGAGGAGGCTTTCAGGTACATCGCGGAGAAGGGGAAGGTCGTGGTTGTCATAGACGAGTTTCCATATCTCATCCAGTCGGACAGAAGGGTTTTGAGCGAGTTTCAGTACATAGTCGATGAAATCGTCAGGAACTCCGGGATTTATCTCATACTCGTCGGTTCGAGCGTTGGTATGATGGAGGAGCACGTGCTGGGCCAGAAGAGCCCGCTCTACGGCAGGAGAGACGGCCAGATAAAGCTCGGCCCCCTCGACTTCTTCAGCTCCTGGAAGCTGCTCGGTGTTGGCGTTGAAGAAGCCGTGAAGATTTACGGAGTGACCGGCGGGGTTCCGGCGTATCTCCTCCTCTTCAGCCACTTTGAGGACGTCAAGCGGGTCGCCTTCAGCAAGCACGGATTCCTATACGCCGAGGCGGATTTCCTGCTTTCAAGCGAGCTGAGGGAACCGCGGACGTACAAGCTCATCCTGAAGGCAATCGCCGAGGGCAAAACCCGTTTCAACGAGATAAGCACCTACACCGGAATCCCTCGCTCGAACCTCTTCAAGTACCTGGAAGTCCTCGAAAGACTCGGCTTTGTAAGGAGGGAAACTCCAGTCACCGCCCCACCGAAGACCAAGCACACAAGGTACAGAATATCTGACAGATACCTCGCCTTCTACTTCAGGTTCGTTGAGCGGTACAGGGACGAGATAGAGCTTGAGAGCCTCGACTTCTGGGAGGAGTTTCTGAAGGGATACAGCACATACCTAGGTTCAGTCTTCGAGGAGGTTTCCAGGGAGTTCCTCGTCAGGCTGGGAAGGGAGGGAAAGCTCCCTCTGAGGCCCAGCAGGCTTGGAAGGTGGTGGCATAAAAACGAGGAAATAGACATCGTTGCCCTCGACGAGCGGGAAAAAAGGGCCCTCCTCGTGGAGGTGAAGTGGAAGGAACTTGGCGAGAGGGAGGCCCGGGGAATTTTGAAGGGCCTGGAGCGTAAGGCAGAATTGATTGGCCTTGAAGGGTGGGGAAAGGGTTACGGACTCGTCGCGAAAGAGGTTAGGGGAAAAGAACGGCTGAGGAGAGAGGGATGGTTCGCATGGGATTTGGAGGACTTCATGGAGTTTGATGGAGCTGGTGGCCATGAGGACCCTTGA
- a CDS encoding MBL fold metallo-hydrolase has protein sequence MIVYFIGTGGSEGIPAHLCTCSTCTEARRFGFAQRKPSTLAVITEKGKAVLFDVGTDIRDYLNVPLEAIFLTHWHHDHIYGLYKLRWMALETPLYAPEGHADALILREPKNLQPRVVKAGDVIKLDTLRITALKLNHQVETLGYLIEEDGKAIAILYDTKGLPGETLEFLKGKAPLRLAIVDATYPPGIEDPYHNNVDEAAEIGLRLAERTVLSHISHKNLPFLELTEYVRKRWGNRVLVAYDGMVFYV, from the coding sequence TTGATAGTCTACTTCATAGGCACCGGCGGCAGCGAGGGGATTCCCGCTCACTTATGCACTTGCTCAACCTGCACCGAGGCGAGGAGGTTCGGCTTCGCCCAGAGGAAGCCCTCGACCCTCGCTGTGATCACCGAAAAGGGGAAAGCGGTTCTCTTCGACGTGGGCACGGACATAAGGGATTACCTCAACGTCCCCCTGGAGGCAATATTTCTGACTCACTGGCACCACGACCACATCTACGGCCTCTACAAGCTCCGCTGGATGGCACTTGAAACCCCGCTCTACGCTCCGGAAGGGCACGCCGACGCCCTGATCCTCCGCGAGCCCAAGAACCTCCAGCCAAGGGTGGTGAAAGCGGGTGACGTTATTAAGCTGGACACGCTGAGGATAACGGCCCTGAAGCTCAATCACCAAGTCGAAACCCTCGGCTACCTGATCGAGGAGGACGGGAAGGCCATCGCAATCCTCTACGACACCAAGGGCCTGCCAGGGGAGACGCTTGAGTTCCTGAAGGGGAAGGCTCCGCTCAGACTCGCCATCGTCGATGCCACCTACCCGCCGGGAATTGAGGATCCTTACCACAACAACGTTGATGAAGCCGCAGAGATTGGACTTAGGCTCGCCGAGAGGACGGTCCTGAGCCACATTTCCCACAAGAACCTGCCATTCCTTGAGCTGACGGAGTACGTTAGAAAAAGATGGGGAAACAGGGTTCTCGTCGCCTACGACGGCATGGTGTTCTACGTGTGA
- a CDS encoding GNAT family N-acetyltransferase, with product MNPMDIHTLTKRDEIRRCLQIARDLPGWFNEAGLRAMERDLGEERTFVAIEGGDVLGFVTVKPLNERALEILWMAVRRELRGKGIGTEMLLFAEEWAKERGFEVLVVKTSGDLSYEPYDATRRFYELRGFVRIALIDPYPGWGEPALVYVKCLKRK from the coding sequence ATGAATCCAATGGACATCCACACCCTCACCAAGAGAGACGAAATTCGCAGATGCCTCCAGATTGCCAGAGACTTGCCCGGGTGGTTCAACGAGGCCGGGCTCAGGGCGATGGAGCGGGATTTAGGGGAAGAGAGGACCTTCGTTGCCATCGAGGGGGGAGACGTTCTCGGCTTCGTAACGGTTAAGCCCCTCAATGAGAGGGCCCTCGAAATCCTCTGGATGGCCGTTAGGAGAGAGCTAAGAGGAAAAGGGATAGGGACGGAAATGCTCCTCTTTGCCGAAGAGTGGGCCAAGGAGAGGGGCTTTGAGGTTCTCGTCGTCAAAACCTCTGGCGACCTCTCATACGAGCCCTACGACGCGACGAGGCGCTTCTACGAGCTGAGGGGCTTCGTGAGAATAGCGCTGATAGACCCGTATCCGGGGTGGGGCGAGCCGGCGCTGGTTTACGTGAAATGCCTGAAGAGGAAGTAG
- a CDS encoding GNAT family N-acetyltransferase encodes MKPFIREARAEDRPFIEEISRLTWGGEDYLARVFDEWLRDGHFYVLEVDGKVIGTAKLTLLPGKVGWLEGLRVHPDYRGRGYGRLLHEFMLELGSKLAREGKVEALEFATYFLNRESISMAERTGFHVKAKFFVFGAKTESFEPEEPEQVEPTLEDLTLGIVPVGWRFVRRSEEALGWIRVNAELYDINGFRFLAPKEGTTFTPLEVGLATLKAILPAMAWVARERSGEEFDVMLPSGVKPLLPGLKRLGLFLWDEAEEPNVLVFRKRLE; translated from the coding sequence ATGAAACCCTTCATCCGGGAGGCAAGGGCTGAAGATAGACCCTTCATCGAGGAGATTTCAAGGCTCACGTGGGGCGGGGAAGACTACCTGGCAAGGGTTTTTGACGAGTGGCTTAGAGACGGCCACTTCTACGTGTTGGAGGTTGATGGAAAGGTAATCGGCACGGCGAAGCTGACGCTTCTCCCGGGAAAGGTCGGCTGGCTTGAGGGGCTGAGGGTTCACCCGGATTATAGAGGTAGGGGCTACGGGAGGCTTCTACACGAATTCATGCTCGAACTCGGAAGCAAACTCGCCCGCGAGGGTAAGGTCGAGGCCCTGGAGTTTGCCACCTACTTCCTCAACCGCGAGAGCATATCAATGGCCGAAAGGACTGGTTTCCACGTCAAGGCCAAGTTCTTCGTCTTCGGGGCAAAAACTGAAAGCTTTGAACCCGAGGAGCCTGAGCAGGTAGAACCGACCCTTGAAGACCTGACGCTCGGCATCGTTCCCGTCGGCTGGCGCTTCGTGAGAAGGAGCGAGGAAGCCCTAGGGTGGATTAGGGTAAACGCCGAGCTCTACGACATCAACGGCTTCCGCTTTTTGGCCCCGAAGGAGGGAACGACCTTCACGCCGCTGGAAGTCGGTCTCGCGACGCTCAAGGCTATCCTTCCAGCGATGGCGTGGGTCGCGAGGGAGAGGAGCGGGGAAGAGTTCGACGTGATGCTTCCGAGCGGGGTTAAGCCGCTCCTGCCGGGATTAAAACGGCTCGGCCTCTTCCTCTGGGACGAGGCGGAGGAGCCTAACGTGCTGGTGTTCAGGAAGCGGCTGGAATAA
- a CDS encoding nitroreductase family protein: MRTLELARRRKTVRRFLPDAPPREDIMTAIKVAKEAPSGMNAQPWKFVVIDDPWLKGKVRELCEEEERKFYSRTKGDLMAWLSAKGFKPEKPFLSEAPYLILVFGHTKAPYWLQSTWIAVGYLLLALEELGLGTVTYTPPNPKPVEELLNAPPEYKLQTILPVGYPADPKPKYERRKLEEVVSFNGF, translated from the coding sequence ATGAGGACCCTTGAGCTCGCCAGGCGGAGGAAGACGGTGAGGAGGTTCCTCCCGGATGCGCCCCCCAGGGAGGACATAATGACGGCCATCAAGGTGGCCAAGGAAGCGCCGAGCGGAATGAACGCCCAGCCCTGGAAGTTCGTGGTGATAGACGACCCCTGGCTGAAGGGAAAGGTAAGGGAACTCTGCGAGGAGGAAGAGAGGAAGTTTTACTCCAGAACTAAGGGAGATTTGATGGCATGGCTCAGCGCGAAGGGCTTCAAGCCGGAGAAGCCCTTCCTCAGCGAGGCGCCCTACCTGATACTTGTCTTCGGGCACACAAAAGCCCCCTACTGGCTCCAGTCAACGTGGATAGCCGTCGGCTACCTTCTCCTGGCCCTGGAAGAGTTAGGCCTCGGGACCGTGACCTACACGCCACCGAACCCGAAACCAGTCGAGGAACTCCTGAACGCCCCTCCGGAATACAAGCTCCAGACGATACTGCCCGTTGGCTACCCCGCCGACCCGAAGCCGAAGTACGAGAGGAGAAAGCTCGAGGAGGTAGTGAGCTTCAACGGCTTCTGA